A single genomic interval of Shewanella halotolerans harbors:
- a CDS encoding porin, with the protein MKKSLISASVASVIALTSFGALADGPNFYGRLDLTLTNSDKGSTTQEGKDGTILENNFSHLGVKGSEKISDGIDVIYQMEFQVENTSSKGDVFKARNTFLGLKSAAGTLLVGRNDTVFKQSEGGIDLFGNSNADIDRLVGAQTRSADGIWYYSPKIADLITLNATYLMTDNNQAGVENADDQYALSATLGDKKFKAQNYYVAVAYNKGISGIDAYRGVAQVKLGDFKVGGLFQNSESVKDGSEDNNTYFVNVAYNLNGVNLKAEYGKDEAGFGKYYKNISGVAGTDINVTNITVGADYRVAKSTLIYGHYAMYEGDHKVAGMKVDLEDDNIFTVGVRYDF; encoded by the coding sequence ATGAAAAAATCTCTAATCTCTGCATCAGTAGCATCTGTTATTGCACTGACCTCATTCGGCGCGCTAGCCGATGGCCCTAACTTCTACGGTCGTTTAGACCTAACCCTAACTAACTCTGACAAGGGTTCAACTACTCAAGAAGGTAAAGATGGTACTATTCTTGAGAACAACTTCTCACACCTAGGTGTGAAAGGTTCTGAAAAGATTTCTGACGGTATCGATGTTATCTACCAAATGGAATTCCAAGTTGAGAATACTTCTTCTAAAGGTGACGTATTCAAGGCTCGTAACACATTCCTAGGTCTTAAGAGCGCAGCCGGTACCCTGCTTGTTGGTCGTAACGACACAGTATTCAAGCAATCTGAAGGTGGCATCGACCTATTCGGTAACTCAAACGCCGATATCGACCGTCTGGTAGGCGCGCAAACTCGTAGCGCCGACGGTATCTGGTACTACTCTCCAAAGATCGCTGACCTGATCACTCTGAACGCGACTTACCTGATGACTGACAACAACCAGGCTGGCGTTGAAAATGCTGATGACCAGTACGCTCTAAGCGCAACTCTGGGTGACAAGAAGTTCAAGGCACAAAACTACTATGTTGCAGTAGCTTACAACAAAGGCATCTCTGGTATCGACGCATACCGTGGTGTTGCTCAAGTTAAACTAGGCGACTTCAAAGTAGGCGGTCTATTCCAAAACTCTGAAAGCGTTAAAGACGGTTCAGAAGACAACAACACTTACTTCGTGAACGTTGCCTACAACCTGAACGGCGTTAACCTGAAAGCTGAGTACGGTAAAGACGAAGCTGGTTTCGGTAAGTACTACAAAAACATCTCTGGTGTAGCTGGTACTGACATCAACGTGACTAACATCACTGTGGGTGCTGACTACCGCGTAGCTAAATCAACTCTGATCTACGGTCACTATGCAATGTACGAAGGCGACCACAAAGTTGCTGGCATGAAAGTTGACCTAGAAGACGATAACATCTTCACCGTTGGTGTTCGTTACGACTTCTAA
- a CDS encoding thiopurine S-methyltransferase: protein MQPSFWHDKWASQQIGFHLDEVNALLIDYWPQLELAAGSQVFVPLCGKTLDLCYLAEQGLEVIGCELNQSAVEQFFSDNELPVERQSSGEHECYRTEQVSIYQGDLFRLPKEPLEAVSGFYDRAALIAWPPEMRQQYVECLAGLLPPKSIGLLITLDYPQEALKGPPFAVSDAWIQEHMSPYFEIECLSTQDVLAENPRFVKKQVPWLTESVYRLVRR from the coding sequence ATGCAACCCAGTTTTTGGCACGACAAATGGGCCTCACAGCAGATAGGTTTTCATCTGGATGAGGTCAACGCCCTTCTTATCGATTATTGGCCGCAGCTCGAGTTAGCTGCCGGCAGCCAGGTCTTTGTTCCCCTGTGTGGTAAAACCTTAGATCTCTGTTATCTGGCCGAGCAGGGGCTAGAGGTGATCGGCTGTGAGCTGAACCAGAGCGCGGTGGAGCAGTTCTTCAGCGACAACGAGCTGCCGGTCGAGCGCCAATCGAGTGGCGAGCATGAGTGCTACCGCACCGAGCAGGTGAGCATCTACCAAGGGGATCTGTTTCGGCTGCCAAAGGAACCCTTGGAGGCGGTGAGCGGCTTCTATGACAGGGCGGCGCTGATCGCCTGGCCCCCAGAGATGCGCCAGCAATATGTGGAGTGCCTGGCCGGGTTATTGCCGCCTAAGAGCATAGGCTTGCTGATCACCTTAGACTATCCCCAGGAAGCGCTAAAAGGCCCACCATTTGCGGTATCGGATGCCTGGATCCAGGAGCATATGAGCCCCTATTTCGAGATCGAGTGCCTCAGCACCCAGGATGTGCTGGCCGAGAATCCAAGGTTCGTGAAGAAGCAGGTGCCCTGGCTGACCGAGTCTGTCTATCGTCTGGTGAGGCGTTAA
- a CDS encoding protein kinase domain-containing protein — MPNSQAPSPELQHFYISEEQSIYLLKADDARKHRAWIRLCKQQLSKLGYSDIELVGKGAYGFVFAGINGHGHAHVFKFSRITLPQQIQDRLEEEAYMLSQVIHPNVPPVIKFEHVGKQGILVMARAPGEDLDKLCLRHGALPARIIVSIARQLAQILNYLHNGRPLVHGDIKPSNLVYDMERDHLSLIDWGSAVFAQRDGEGNPVNGNVMDLLSSDQQHTNARMGDVYFIGEEQLSGALSSPRFDEQGVAATLYALASGQASRFGSKVIPASSIGLPIELARTLDGMLSEDPVTRNRAGDYFLKSMAHSHRLHLPDLPMAPLQPEIPVWTLKQAKDVETVTYSSRKSFLREHNEDEPIEKMDDLQLEKYYRNFMAGMGDTEKGFIAAVSRVGQYSLVGGLAIHWQESGVFIDSNLATYNAEEKAALILAVNNMVTLARGIRRIGVFKACFFNARDTLHLERDDTSQPFKPSPDQQLPFEVGDVPSLEDKSRLHSYFEDGRDPDENLELPKEIMTELGWINQIHHTGCIIFEVLPNHMKIHSYLRLLNPRKQAAFRASLDRILSHVDKIQGKGVSGFMKLPYKNTRRFQHIDRKADHFYPRNPKEVMAQLDE, encoded by the coding sequence ATGCCCAACAGCCAAGCCCCCAGCCCTGAGCTACAACACTTCTATATCTCCGAAGAGCAGTCTATCTACCTGCTCAAGGCCGATGACGCCCGTAAACACAGGGCGTGGATCAGGCTCTGTAAACAGCAGCTGAGCAAGCTGGGCTACTCAGACATCGAACTGGTGGGCAAGGGCGCCTACGGTTTCGTGTTCGCCGGCATCAATGGCCATGGCCATGCACACGTGTTCAAGTTCTCCCGTATCACCCTGCCCCAGCAGATCCAGGACAGGCTGGAGGAGGAGGCCTATATGCTCTCCCAGGTGATCCACCCTAATGTGCCTCCGGTGATCAAGTTTGAGCATGTGGGCAAGCAAGGGATCCTGGTGATGGCCAGGGCGCCGGGGGAAGATCTCGACAAGCTCTGCCTCAGGCATGGCGCCCTGCCGGCGCGCATCATAGTCAGTATCGCTCGCCAGCTGGCGCAGATCCTCAACTATCTGCACAACGGCCGCCCCCTGGTACACGGCGACATCAAGCCCTCTAATCTGGTGTACGACATGGAGCGGGATCATCTCTCGCTGATCGACTGGGGCTCAGCGGTATTTGCCCAGCGCGATGGCGAGGGCAATCCGGTCAACGGCAATGTGATGGATCTGCTCTCCAGCGATCAGCAACACACCAACGCCCGCATGGGGGATGTCTATTTCATCGGTGAGGAGCAGCTTAGCGGCGCCCTCTCCAGCCCCAGATTCGACGAGCAAGGGGTGGCGGCGACCCTCTACGCCCTGGCCTCGGGTCAGGCCAGCCGATTCGGCAGCAAGGTGATCCCCGCCAGCAGCATAGGCCTGCCCATAGAGCTGGCCCGCACCCTGGACGGCATGCTCAGCGAGGATCCCGTCACCCGCAACCGGGCCGGGGATTACTTTCTTAAGAGCATGGCCCATAGCCATCGTCTGCATCTGCCGGATCTGCCCATGGCGCCACTGCAGCCTGAGATCCCAGTGTGGACCCTCAAGCAGGCCAAAGATGTGGAGACTGTCACCTACAGCTCGCGTAAATCCTTTCTGCGGGAGCACAACGAGGATGAGCCGATAGAGAAGATGGACGATCTCCAGCTGGAGAAGTACTACCGCAACTTCATGGCGGGCATGGGAGACACAGAGAAGGGTTTTATCGCCGCGGTCAGCCGGGTGGGCCAATATTCGCTGGTTGGCGGACTGGCGATCCACTGGCAGGAGTCCGGGGTCTTTATCGACTCTAACCTGGCCACCTATAACGCCGAGGAGAAGGCGGCGCTCATCCTGGCGGTGAACAACATGGTGACCCTGGCGCGGGGCATCCGCCGTATCGGGGTGTTTAAGGCCTGCTTCTTCAACGCCCGCGACACCCTGCATCTGGAGCGCGACGACACCAGTCAGCCCTTCAAACCAAGCCCGGATCAGCAGCTGCCCTTCGAGGTGGGCGATGTGCCTTCGCTGGAGGATAAATCCAGGCTGCACTCCTACTTCGAGGACGGTCGCGACCCGGATGAAAATCTGGAGCTGCCCAAGGAGATCATGACAGAGCTTGGCTGGATCAACCAGATCCACCACACCGGCTGCATCATCTTCGAGGTGTTACCTAACCATATGAAGATCCACAGCTATCTGCGTCTGTTGAATCCCCGTAAGCAGGCCGCCTTCAGGGCGAGCCTAGACAGGATCCTCAGCCATGTGGATAAGATTCAGGGGAAAGGGGTGTCAGGCTTCATGAAACTGCCCTACAAGAACACCCGCCGTTTTCAACATATCGACAGGAAGGCGGACCACTTCTACCCCAGAAATCCCAAGGAAGTGATGGCCCAGCTAGATGAGTAA
- a CDS encoding FxsA family protein: MFFILLIIFVLIPVIELNVLIRVGENLGSWTTVGLVIFTAVVGVSLVRSQGIHTLMQVQQKLARGEAPGQEIVEGMMLAMAGLLLLIPGFVTDFIGLLLLTPLTRAPIAAFLYKRMQVKVSQQGGFHGQFGQGPFGSNGSAGGRSPFDRSPFDEQGNTFDGDYERKPDPSEKLDEERQLGDKPEVDKPEGDKASDEDKREPK; this comes from the coding sequence GTGTTTTTCATCCTATTGATTATCTTTGTTCTCATTCCCGTTATTGAGCTCAATGTGCTGATTCGCGTTGGCGAAAACTTAGGCAGCTGGACAACCGTGGGCCTGGTGATCTTCACCGCCGTGGTGGGGGTCTCTCTGGTGCGTAGCCAGGGGATACACACCCTGATGCAGGTGCAGCAGAAGCTGGCGCGCGGCGAGGCGCCGGGTCAGGAGATCGTCGAGGGGATGATGCTGGCCATGGCTGGTCTACTGCTGCTGATCCCAGGCTTCGTGACCGACTTTATCGGCCTTTTGCTGTTAACCCCGCTCACCCGCGCGCCCATCGCCGCCTTCCTCTACAAGCGGATGCAGGTCAAGGTGAGTCAGCAGGGAGGCTTTCATGGCCAATTTGGGCAGGGGCCATTTGGGTCAAATGGTTCGGCCGGTGGCCGCTCGCCCTTCGACCGCTCACCCTTCGATGAGCAGGGCAACACCTTCGATGGCGACTATGAGCGCAAGCCAGATCCTTCCGAGAAGCTCGATGAAGAGCGTCAGTTAGGCGACAAGCCTGAGGTCGATAAGCCTGAGGGTGATAAGGCGAGCGACGAGGACAAGCGCGAGCCGAAGTAA